The Psychrobacillus sp. FSL K6-2836 nucleotide sequence TTTAGATAGTTGTATTTATATTTCCATCGTCTTCATTGTTTCTTGTGTGCTTTGAACAATATGTTGGTAACTCATACCGGGTAAGTTTTAAGAGGATTGGGAAGTGTAAAGCTTCTTCCCACTCCTCTTTTTTATTTGACTTTTATCTCCGCATCCTCTTCTATCCAGGATGGGTAAAAATCAAGATCCAATCGAATGGGATTTGTAAAAGTAGTAACCGACTTATTTGGTAGTTCAAATTCGATTCTCCCTTCTCCAGGAGAGTTAGTCTTTGAACCTTTTACATAGTTAGAATAGAGTGGTGTACGTCCCTCATAGTGTATATAAAATTCTTTTTCATCAGCATCTGTAAATTTTATAAATCCAACCATATTCATATCGTAATCTTTATCGATATTTACAGTAAAACTGACACGATTATCCTTCACTTGCAAATTTGAGAATATTGATTGGGAAGGCTGTTGTATAAACTTTTTGGATTCGGTATCGATTAAAATATAGGCTTCCTCTTTATCCATTGCTGCTATTTTTCCAAATGTTAACGTTAACTTTTTTGGCTCATAAAAGTAAAAACTTTCTTTTAGTGGTACTTCCCATACATTACCTTCCTCTAGTGGTTTATATGCATTTCCAGGGATAGCAGACCATTTCCTTCCCTTTTCATCTACCAGTTCTAATTCATCAAATGGTCGAGCCAGAAGTTTTTTTGTGTTTTTAGGATTTTCTTCTATCTTAACAACCGCGCGTATTGGATCGACTATTACCTCCTTTACTTTAAGGCTTTGCCCTTCAATTTTCACTTCTTTGTTTACTATAAAATTCTTACTCTCAACATCCATCTTTTTATAAGAAAATGGAATTCTAAAATGCTCCGTCTTATCACCATTCTTCAAACCGACTACCCACGAAAGATCTTTGCCTTGTTTTACTTTCCATAAGTGTTCCGAGGTACTATAAATATCGGTGTTTTCTTCAGGAGCCAAAGGAATAGAGTGACTACCTAAGTCAAAACTATAGTTAGTAGTATGTAATCCCGACCATAATTGAATATACTTCAATTCTAGCTTGCTTATATCTATTTCCTTTGATTGAACAGAATAAAATACGACCAGTCCATTATTATCTGCTAAAACTCCATCCAGGGTTACTGTAATACCATTTTTTTCTAGAGACTTATTGATTGGCTGGTAATAGTCATTTTCTACAGCTGCAGTCAATCCTTTATCTTGCTGAATAAGAGAGAGTACCCTATCCATCCCTGGTATAGAAGCAACCTTGTTTGCGAATACAGGAGATACAGAGATTGTTGTGATAAACGAGATGAGAAGGATTGCAGCAATTACAATCGACCATGAACTCCGCTTTATTATCTTCACTCTTTTTAATGCTTGTTCTTTTTTTGCTTTCGCGAATCCACTTTGTACGGCAAAGTGTAGCTTTTCCTTTGATACTTCCATCTTATCAATAGATTTTTTCCTCTGCTCCAGCTTCTTTTTTTCCTCCTCAAACACGTTTAACCTCTCCCTTCTCTTCAAATCCTGCCCTAAGTGCTCGTAAAGCTTTATGTAGCCGCGTTTTAATCGTTCCTTCTGGGGTATTCCACATAACGGAAATGTCCTTTATTTTGACATCTTCAAAATACTTCAAATGTAATAACTCTCTTTCATAATCGGATAAACTTAAAAGAGCCTCCTCGACCTCCAAAAAAGTGAAATCTTCAGTTATTCCTTGTATGTTAAGTATTCGTTCCTCGAACACTTCCCTCTTACTTTTCTTGATAACATCCCGGCAATAATTCATCATGATTCGGATGAGCCAAGTTTTAAAATAGGCAGGCTCCTTCACCGTTTTTATACTTCGATAGGCTCTATAAGTCACTTCTTGGATAGCCTCTAGTGCATCTCCTTCATTTTTCAAATAAGAGATAGCTGTTCGATATAGTGCTTCCTCATATGAATGGATTAATGTTAAAAATGCTTCTTCGTCACCTTTGATCGCTTGCTTTACTAGTATTTCTTCGGTCAAGATTTCACCTCTTTTCATATGTCCCTATCTATTAGACTTACCACTTTGAAAAAAGTTTTTAGAAAGTAAAGTAATGCCCCTGTGTAAAACACAAACGTGAAAGTTTCAGCATTCAAGTCTGTTACGAATTGTTTCTTACACAGAGTCGATTATAAACAAAAAAGTGACTCCATATATAGTTCTGGAGTCACTTTCCCTATTAATACAAGCTTTTCAATAATGTTTCTAGCATTACAGGCATTTCGACGAATGCACTGTCTACATGCAATCTTTCGGTTTTTTGATGCGCGTCTTTACCGAAAGGACCAACATTTAATATGGGACCTTTCAATTGTGCCATGTCTTCAAATGGGATACTGTATGTGTCTCCCCAAACCGGCGTGTTATTTTCGAAAGCTGTCCATCCATTGGAACCATCATCATAATTTACGTAACTTAAATCACAAATTCCGTTAAAGTAGTGGATTTGGTCGATTTTATTATTGAATGATTGCGCTGATTTCTTCATTAGCTCAACCGCTTCCACTATAAGCGGATCATTGGATGTATTGACTGCTGGATAGTAAGGTGGGGCGAATAGGATTACTGTCGCAGGAGCTAATTCTTGGCACTGGATCATCAGATTATCAACAATCCTCAATGATTTTTCACGATCGTCCCAATCTTCCTGCACAAGTGTCTCTTGTTTTAATCGTTCTACTTCTTCCGTTCCTAGTTTTTGATTTGCATAGAGAAGCAGTTGTTCATAACGAAGTACTTTGACTTCCCCTACACCTTTTACTCCCTCACGTTGGCATATCTTCTGATAGTCGGCATTTAAAGCACTCATCGCCTCTGTTGCCACTTGTTCAAAAAGATCCATCACTTCCGATGCAGTACGTTTAAATAAAAATACATTATACAATGATACTGCACGATATGGTGTTTGTGTAGAATAGGACAGCTTTAAATCTTTTTGCTGCAAGGAAACTGGAAGCGGAGTACTTTCTCCAAGATCCGTCTCACGGAATAATGAATTCCATTCCATACGTTGGGTCAAATAGGATGCAATATAGTTCGCCGTCATCCCTTTCATCGGTTCTCCAACATGCGTTTCTTTCCCATAAAATAAAGCGGCGGGCATAATTTTACCAATCGTTCCTGAATAAATATACTCCGCGATATCTGTTGGGTTTTGAGAAAACGATGGTTCACTATTCAAAAATAATTTATAAGTCAACCCAAATTCCTCACGAAGACGTACTAACTGAGTCACCGCTGCACGCATTCCTGCAGAATTCACTTCCTCATCCGGAACGGTCGTCAATACAAGATTGATCGGCCACTTCTCGACACTTGCTTTTTCTATCAATTGCATATGGAGAGCAAGCCCCATTTTCATGTCCATCGTGCCTCGACCAAACAAATACTTTCCAGTTTCTAAATCGATACGAGCTGATTCCGGTAAATCACTCGGATCTTCCATTAGCTTTTGCGTCAGCTCCTCTGGAAAATAAGCGAGTGGCTGCAAAGCACCATATTCCTCTGTTTGAACCGTATCAAAATGACTGATCAAAACGACCGTTTCAACAGCATCTGGATGTTTATACAATGCAGTTACCGCATATCTGCCCAGTCCTGCATCAAGCAACTGCAAATGACTCGGGTGTTCTTGAAAATACTTTAATTCTCTTAATTTATCCAATGTTTTTGGAGCAAAAGTAGTTTCACCTTCTGTTAAAGAAATACTGTCCCAACTAACTAATTCGCATAACAACGTCCTAAGCTTTTCTGATGTACTCCATAATAATTGACTCATTAAAATTTCTCCTTTATTACTAATGCCCAACAAAACAGTAATTCTAAATATTCAGATAACAAAGATTTTAATTCTCTTGAACCACGTTACTATTTGTTAATTCTGCTTTATTATTTTTCTTTTCTAATCTCAATTTGTAGAATAGCATACAGGCGATGAAAAACCCTACTCCATAATAAAGGCCTACGCGCTGTGTCGGATCAAACGCTAAAAATACTAATATCAGTAAACAAAACGCAATACAGATTATCGGAACTAATGGATAGAAGCGAACTTTATAACCTAAATCATCCAGTTTTCCACCATTCTTCATATACTGGCGACGAAACATTAATTGAGATGCCGCAATTCCCATCCATGAAATAGTAACTGAAATCCCTGCGATCGACATCAATAAAACGAATACTGTATCTGCCTGCATTACACTTGTTAATAATGATAGTAAAGAAAAAGCCATCGTAAATATTAAAGCAGTAAGTGGAACTTTTCGTTTAGATAAACGACCGAATATCTTTGGGGCCATACCTTCCTTTGCCATCGACCACAATAAACGGGTTGAAGCATATAGACATGAATTCCCTACTGACAAAATTGCAGTTAAAATAACAAAATTCATAATACTACCAGCATACGGTATACCCGCTAAATTCATTAAAGTAACAAATGGACTTTCAAGCAGCCCAAGTTCGGATGCTGGGAAAATAGCAGATAATACAATAATAGAAGCAATATAAAACACGACGATTCTAAAAATAATTGTTCGAATAGCTTTTGGGATATTCTTTTCTGGATTTTCCGTTTCTCCTGCTGCAATACCTACTAACTCAGAACCTTGGTAGGAGAAGATAACATTCATCATTGTAACAAAAACAATAGCAATCCCTGCTGGAAACAGTCCTGTAGGTGCTAAGTTAGTCGCAAATGGCGTTGCTCTTTCTTCCAATGGAATAAGGCCAAAAATTGCTGCAGCCCCAATGATTATAAACAGAACTACCGCCACTACCTTAATGCCCGCAAACCAAAATTCCGCTTCAGCAAAAGCTTTAGTTGTCAGCGCATTCAAAGCAAATAATAAAACCATGAAAATTGCACACCAAATCCAGATTGGAACATCTGGGAACCAATGCTGCATTAGTATGCCCGCAGCGGTAAACTCGACACCAGCCGTAGCAGCCGAGCCTACAAAATACATCCATCCAAGTGAAAATCCTGCAGATGGACTAATAAATCGCGTCGCATAAGTTTGAAAAGAACCTGTTACCGGCATATGAACAGCAAGCTCTCCAAGACAGATCATTACCATATACAAGATTAACCCACCAAATAGATAACCAAGTATAGCCCCTCCTGGACCTGCCTGATTAATCGTATAACCTGCATTTAAAAATAATCCAGTCCCAATTACCCCACCAAGTGACAACATAAGTAAATGACGGCTTTTCATCGAGCGGTTTAATACATTTTGTTGTGCTGAATCGCTATTATTAGACATACTATTCCCTCCCCCTTGTTATCTCTTTAACTTAATCTAATGCGCTTATTATTTCTGATTATTACGGGTGGCTGGCACCCGTAATAATTCGTTAGAATCTCAATGATAGGCAACTAAGACCGCCGTCTTGCTTACGAACTTCAGACATATCAAGTTCAATTGTTTCATAGCCAGCTTCGTTGATTTTGCGTTTTGTTTCGCTGTAGCCTTCTGGAATAATTACATATTCGTTTACACGAATGCAGTTTGCTGAGTATTCATCTTCATTAGTTATAATGATTTTGTCGTATGATTCAAAAGCTGGATGATCGACAAATTCACCTGCAACGACCATTTTGTTATTCCCTAAATATGCGATACCAGTTTTCAAATGGAAGAATTTTTGTAACGGGATGATTGTTGCTTCAAAACCTTCGCCTTCTAAAATTTCTTTTAACTGATGTGCACCTTCTTCATTGGTACGTTCAGAAATTCCAATATAGAATTTATTGTCCGCTTGAAGAATATCTCCACCATCAAGTGTTCCAGGTGATTTTATATAATGAAACTTCTTATAAAAATCTTTTAAAGCGCTTTCAATTTCAACAATTTCTCCATTTCTAGATTCCGCTCCCGGATTTGTAACAACAGCAAATCCAGATGTCAGCACTGCAGCATCTTCTACAAACGTCGAATCTGGGAATTCTTCACTTGCTGAAAGCAGTGTTACCTCTACTCCACATTTTTTTAGTGCCTCCACGTAAGCCTTATGCTGAACTAATAGTTTTTCATAATCCGGTTTCCCAAGATCGGAAGTTGTTAATCCTTCTACGTAGCTTTTACCTGGCGTTTTTGCAATTACATTTTGAAATTTACTCATTTCATGTTCCCCCTTAATTTCTAATAACTGGACTTGTTAGACATGTTGGACCACCAGTACCTAATACACTGATTTCTCGTCCTTTGTATTCATAAACTGTTGCTCCCGCATCAAGCAATTGCTGTTTCGTCGATTCATTGCCTTCGACTATTACACAAACACGTGGTGCAAGCGCTAGTACATTACATCCAAGATTATCGTATTCTGCTTTTGGTACCTCTACTAATTGAATACCACGCTCTATCAGTAACTGACGGAAAAATACTGGCATCAATGGTGAATGTACTGCTGCCAAATCTTTATCAACCATACTGATGAAAGACATCAAATGTAAGCATTCTGCTTCTCCTTGATCATGTGGAAGCTGCACTACGATGAACTCATCTACATATGGGGCTGTTATTTCTTTTAGTTGACGAATGGCTTCGTCGTTTGTACGATATCCGCGACCCACTACAAGAGTTTTATCATCTAACCAGACGATATCTCCACCGTCTGATACTGCTTCACCAGTTAACTCTCCAATAATCGGAATCTCTTTTTCTTGTAAAAAATCTTTATAAATGGCTGCTTCAGGCTGTCTTATTTTCTTGCCTGATTTTAAAATAATGGCACCAGCTGGCGTAAGTTTCACTGGGTCATGTGCGTAAATTGAATCTAAACCTACTTTGTCCGATTTCGGCAGATAATCGATTTGTGGTACATGCTTTTCTAAAATTTCGATGAATGTTTTATATTCACGCACCGCTTCTTCAAAATTAGGTTCTTCTAGGTAATTGAATGATCTCCACTTATCCGATAAGTGTTCTTGACTAATAAAAGCTTCGTTCGGATGCTTTACAATTACTCTCTCTAATTTTTTATACATAGATGAGTTAAAAGACATTTCTACTCCTCCTTTTCCGCATATCGGAAAACGTTTCTGAATAGCGGAAATATTATATTTAAAATATATGCGTTTCATGATATGATGTCAATATATTTCGAATATTTAAATGCTGTTTTTTCGAACAATATAAAATAGGCGGTGATTCATATGCAATCCATTACTCGCGCGATGTCTGTTGCAAAGGTTTTAGTAGCACATGCAAATGATAAAGGAATAAGTATTTCTGAGCTTTCCAAACAATGTGAGCTCCCACTGAGCACGATGCATAGATTATTACAAGCGATGATTAAACAAAGCATGGTAGAGCAAGATGAGCACTCCAAGTTGTACCGTCTTGGCATGGTTTGGTTAGAGTATGGTCTACAAGTGTACGATACGATAGACTACGTCAGTAAAGTCAGACCAGAGCTAGAACGCTTGTCTAAAGAAGTAGAAGAGAGTGTCTATTTAAGCAAACCTGTTGGGATAGAAGCAATGATTGTAGAAAGAATTGATAGCGAAAATAATCCAATCCGAATATACGACCAACTAGGATTGCGTATTCCATTGCACATCGGTGCTGCCAACAAATCAATACTTGCAGCCATGCCTAGTTCCCAATCAGAAAGTATATTGTCACAGCTTTTACCAGCAGGAGAAATCCCCAACTTTTCACAAACACTTAGCCAGATTACGAAGCAGGGATATGCAATAAGTCACTCTGAACGAACCGAAGGCACTTCTTCAGTCGCAGTCTCTATCAAGGACAGTCTTGGACAAATCATCGGTGCCATAAGCGTTGGTGTCGTCAGCTTCAACCTAACGGAAGAACGACTCGCATTCTTAACAAGTAAAATAATCGAAACCGGTAATAATATTTCCGCTAAACTAAAATCTAGTAACTGAAATCAGATACAGGATCCCTTTAGTGTCTTTGGTCGCTGACTAACTGGAATAAAATGAAAAAAAGAGTAGCCGTCTTATTCGACAATCACTCTTTCTATATAACAGCATTAGAAAATGACTCTGCGCAAGAAACAAACATAATTGTTTCTTGCACAAGGCGATTTTTAAAAAATTAAATTCCAAACAAAAAAGAGTGACCCCTAAGGACCACTCTTTTTTGTGCTGTCATAGCTGCTCGGAGGGGAAGAAAGGAAGTTTCAAATCCTTTGGCACCTGTTACCCGAGATTTTATAGATTTTTTATCGCTGAATATTGAACGTTAGGATATAAGAGAGTTGATGGTTAAGCTTTTAATTTTAAAGGTTGAGCTTTAAGCTTTATAGCCATACGCAAATGTTGATTGTAAGAGCAGGGATTAACCCAGACCCTGCAAACGGGGAAACTTTTTTCTTTTTCACTATAACAGCAAGTTTTTAAACTATTTATTGTTTAATAGTGATTAACGTGCGTGCATTAATTTCACTTAGTGCTACATCCACGTCATCTTCAAAAGATTCGATATCTAGAGCCATTTTTGTCGCAATTTCTTTTACATGAATTGGATCAATCAGTTTCGTTTCCTCGGATTCCCAAAATAACTTTTTGTAGCCTTCAACCGCAGTTAAATCGGTTTTACCATCTTTAGAAATCATATTATTTAACTGAGTATCTAATCTATCTTGGGCAATTTCGTTATTAACTTCTACTTTTTCTTGAGACTGAGCATAATCGGTATTCATTTTACGAAGGAGTGTTTTTTCGATTTCAATAAAGTTTTTACGCTCAATCGCGTCGGCCACCGTCATTTTTACTCCAGAAACTTCAACTATAGTTGTTGCATTCGATTCTACAATCGATTTTTTGATTTGCTTTCTGCGATCCATCAAATCCTTTATAGATTGTATACTTTCTTTTGCTTCCTTTTCAAACTCATCAACTGTCTTAAAACCACGAATATTCTCTTTCGGTTTTTTTGACGCCGCGAAAGTCGTTTCGTTAATCTTCTTTAAGATGCGTGCATCCAATGTCTTTAACTCACGCAAAGCTTTTGTAATAGAAATTTCCATCGGCGTTTCACTCCTCAGTTGTCTCTTTATCGTAATTATTAGTCTACTGGAGATTACTAGGCTATTCAAGTAATAGCTTTCCACGTAATGATGATTCCCAAAACTAAACTTCTAACCTAACAAATAGCCTTCCAAATCTATGGAAGGCTAAAATAAATATTACATTTTTATATAGTCATTCAGAAAGTAAACGCTTTTCCTTTATTACATAAACCTGATTCAAAATCAGTGCCCCAATCATCTGGATCACGGTTTTCACAATAATTTGCCCTACAATCGCAGCTGGTACTGCTTCCCATGGAAGAAAATTCGCTCCAAGAGGACTCAAGCCAATTATTACAAAAATCACGGAATCCAGGAATCCTCCCACAATACCACTATAGAAGACACGCCAAGCCATTGGTAGTTTTAGTCTTGTGTAAATCTCTGTATCTGCTGTTTCAGCTACAACAAAGGAAATGGCTGAAGCAAGTACAATTAATAGAGTATCCCCTAACATAAATGATGCTAATGCAGAAAATGCTAAAGCTACAAAAATGAATAAGTATGTCTTCGCTCTACCGTATTTGTTTTGCACAAGATCCCTAAAAATGAAGGTAGCTCCTATTAACAGCGTTCCCATAGGGACAATGAACATGCCAAGCTGTAATGGTGCAAAAGCTGCGGTTACGACATTAGCAGTCACAATAGATATTAAATAAAATAAAATTCTCATGATGTTACTCCTTTAGTTAAATTAAATACAGTTTTACGGCTGACCACTATACGCCTCTTTTATTTCCCCAAACAAGGGCGTGCAGCTGTGGCAGTACTTTGACATCTCTTAATTCTTCATCCTCAATCACCCAGTCGATCAGCTCTTGGTATTTCTTTAATAAATGGCTGATTAGCTGTGGGTTGTCAGTCGTCGTGATATCATCATTACCAATCTGGAGATAAAAAGGGATTGTCGGGTATCGAAGGTGAACTTGCTTGGCATATTCATAATCCTCTTTATTGAAAACGACTATTTTGAGGGATGTATGCTGCTCGCTATTTCGATTGTTAAGCTTTTCGATGATATCCGAAAGCACAGAAAATTCCGTGATCATTCCGGAACTGGGAGGCTTTGGTGAAATCGTCAGTTCATCGATATCATACAGCCACTCCTGCCATCTGCTTCCCTGTGTCTCCACTCCGATCTTTATGTCGTTTTCCTTTAAAATAGCAATAAGTGCATCCAAGTTTCGAAGGAGTGCCGGATTTCCACCCGAAACCGTGACAAAAGAAAAACCACTGCCTCCAAGACGTTTTAACTCAGACCAAATCTCTTCTGCAGTCATTTGGACAATGAGATGCTTACCACTACCATCCCATGTAAACGATGAATCACACCAAGAACAGGAATAATCACAGCCTGCAGTCCGCACAAACATTGTTTTCTGGCCCACTACCATTCCCTCGCCTTGAATCGTCGGTCCAAAAATCTCCATAATGGGTACCTTACTCAACTTCCATCCACTCCCGTCTTGCTTCAGCATAGCTTGTCGGAGTTTCATACAGCCTGATAAATTCTACACGTGCCCCATTAAATCGTTGCTCATCAAGCAAATGTTCAGACAACTTCCCGTAAATCCAGACAACGATATTCTCTGCCGTCGTATTCATCGTTGGAAGGGTTTCATTCAAATAACGATGATCCAAATATATCTCTATCTTTTGTTTCCATATTTCTTTTATATCGCCAAAATCAATCATCAAACCGCAGTCATCCGTGTATCCACTCAATCCTAATACGGCACGATACGTATGGCCGTGCAGATTTTTACATTTCCCCTCATAATTATGTAAATGGTGGGCAGCATCGAAGGTAAATTCCTTGCTCACGAGAACACGCTTTGAATGATACTTTAATTGACTACTTTGAATATCTTCATCTATTTTTTGAAGCTTATCGACAATTCTAAAATCAGTCATGTCTTAGGACCCCTTCTTGAAGCTTAAATACTCATCAAGCCCTCTATTTCTCAGCTTACATGCTGGGCACTCCCCACAGCCATCCGCTATTACTCCGTTATAACAGGTCAACGTTTTCTCTCGGACAAACTCGAGTGCTCCAAGCTGATCTGCCAGCTCCCATGTTTGTGCTTTGTTCAACCACATTAGTGGTGTATCAATCACAAAGGTAGTATCCATAGAAAGATTTAGTGTTACGTTTAGGGATTTCACAAAAATATCTCGACAATCCGGATAGCCACTAAAATCAGTTTCACACACGCCAGTAACGATATGCTTTGCTCCTACCTGGCTCGCTAAAACACCGGCAAATGATAGAAAGAGCAAATTTCGACCTGGTACAAAAGTCGACGGCAATCCACCATCTTCTCCGTCCTCTACTTTTATGTCATCTCGTGTCAATGCATTCGGTGCAAGCTGATTTAAAATCGACATATCCAGTATGTGATGCTTTACACCAAGCTCCTTAGCTATCTCCTTGGCACACTCGATTTCTAGATTATGTCTTTGCCTATAATCAAACGTCACTGCCTCAATCTCTTTAAAACGTTCTTTCGCCCAAAACAGACATGTCGTACTATCCTGTCCTCCACTAAACACAATAATTGCTTTTTCCTGCTTCATCCATAAAAACTCCCTTATAATGACAAAACAGCACCCTAAGAAGGAGTGCTGTGTCTTCTTAGTTTTTTTAAGAGGGTAGCTAATAACCTCTTCCTTCAATAAGGATTATTCTACTTAACGATTATCGATTTTTTCTGGATATAGATCATGGTTCATCAAACGAAAATCCGCCATCTCTACATATTTCGTCCC carries:
- the queD gene encoding 6-carboxytetrahydropterin synthase QueD, whose product is MTDFRIVDKLQKIDEDIQSSQLKYHSKRVLVSKEFTFDAAHHLHNYEGKCKNLHGHTYRAVLGLSGYTDDCGLMIDFGDIKEIWKQKIEIYLDHRYLNETLPTMNTTAENIVVWIYGKLSEHLLDEQRFNGARVEFIRLYETPTSYAEARREWMEVE
- a CDS encoding amino acid permease, with product MSNNSDSAQQNVLNRSMKSRHLLMLSLGGVIGTGLFLNAGYTINQAGPGGAILGYLFGGLILYMVMICLGELAVHMPVTGSFQTYATRFISPSAGFSLGWMYFVGSAATAGVEFTAAGILMQHWFPDVPIWIWCAIFMVLLFALNALTTKAFAEAEFWFAGIKVVAVVLFIIIGAAAIFGLIPLEERATPFATNLAPTGLFPAGIAIVFVTMMNVIFSYQGSELVGIAAGETENPEKNIPKAIRTIIFRIVVFYIASIIVLSAIFPASELGLLESPFVTLMNLAGIPYAGSIMNFVILTAILSVGNSCLYASTRLLWSMAKEGMAPKIFGRLSKRKVPLTALIFTMAFSLLSLLTSVMQADTVFVLLMSIAGISVTISWMGIAASQLMFRRQYMKNGGKLDDLGYKVRFYPLVPIICIAFCLLILVFLAFDPTQRVGLYYGVGFFIACMLFYKLRLEKKNNKAELTNSNVVQEN
- a CDS encoding dimethylarginine dimethylaminohydrolase family protein, whose product is MSFNSSMYKKLERVIVKHPNEAFISQEHLSDKWRSFNYLEEPNFEEAVREYKTFIEILEKHVPQIDYLPKSDKVGLDSIYAHDPVKLTPAGAIILKSGKKIRQPEAAIYKDFLQEKEIPIIGELTGEAVSDGGDIVWLDDKTLVVGRGYRTNDEAIRQLKEITAPYVDEFIVVQLPHDQGEAECLHLMSFISMVDKDLAAVHSPLMPVFFRQLLIERGIQLVEVPKAEYDNLGCNVLALAPRVCVIVEGNESTKQQLLDAGATVYEYKGREISVLGTGGPTCLTSPVIRN
- the queE gene encoding 7-carboxy-7-deazaguanine synthase QueE translates to MSKVPIMEIFGPTIQGEGMVVGQKTMFVRTAGCDYSCSWCDSSFTWDGSGKHLIVQMTAEEIWSELKRLGGSGFSFVTVSGGNPALLRNLDALIAILKENDIKIGVETQGSRWQEWLYDIDELTISPKPPSSGMITEFSVLSDIIEKLNNRNSEQHTSLKIVVFNKEDYEYAKQVHLRYPTIPFYLQIGNDDITTTDNPQLISHLLKKYQELIDWVIEDEELRDVKVLPQLHALVWGNKRGV
- a CDS encoding DUF4179 domain-containing protein yields the protein MFEEEKKKLEQRKKSIDKMEVSKEKLHFAVQSGFAKAKKEQALKRVKIIKRSSWSIVIAAILLISFITTISVSPVFANKVASIPGMDRVLSLIQQDKGLTAAVENDYYQPINKSLEKNGITVTLDGVLADNNGLVVFYSVQSKEIDISKLELKYIQLWSGLHTTNYSFDLGSHSIPLAPEENTDIYSTSEHLWKVKQGKDLSWVVGLKNGDKTEHFRIPFSYKKMDVESKNFIVNKEVKIEGQSLKVKEVIVDPIRAVVKIEENPKNTKKLLARPFDELELVDEKGRKWSAIPGNAYKPLEEGNVWEVPLKESFYFYEPKKLTLTFGKIAAMDKEEAYILIDTESKKFIQQPSQSIFSNLQVKDNRVSFTVNIDKDYDMNMVGFIKFTDADEKEFYIHYEGRTPLYSNYVKGSKTNSPGEGRIEFELPNKSVTTFTNPIRLDLDFYPSWIEEDAEIKVK
- a CDS encoding sigma-70 family RNA polymerase sigma factor; the protein is MTEEILVKQAIKGDEEAFLTLIHSYEEALYRTAISYLKNEGDALEAIQEVTYRAYRSIKTVKEPAYFKTWLIRIMMNYCRDVIKKSKREVFEERILNIQGITEDFTFLEVEEALLSLSDYERELLHLKYFEDVKIKDISVMWNTPEGTIKTRLHKALRALRAGFEEKGEVKRV
- a CDS encoding VUT family protein translates to MRILFYLISIVTANVVTAAFAPLQLGMFIVPMGTLLIGATFIFRDLVQNKYGRAKTYLFIFVALAFSALASFMLGDTLLIVLASAISFVVAETADTEIYTRLKLPMAWRVFYSGIVGGFLDSVIFVIIGLSPLGANFLPWEAVPAAIVGQIIVKTVIQMIGALILNQVYVIKEKRLLSE
- a CDS encoding M20/M25/M40 family metallo-hydrolase, whose amino-acid sequence is MSQLLWSTSEKLRTLLCELVSWDSISLTEGETTFAPKTLDKLRELKYFQEHPSHLQLLDAGLGRYAVTALYKHPDAVETVVLISHFDTVQTEEYGALQPLAYFPEELTQKLMEDPSDLPESARIDLETGKYLFGRGTMDMKMGLALHMQLIEKASVEKWPINLVLTTVPDEEVNSAGMRAAVTQLVRLREEFGLTYKLFLNSEPSFSQNPTDIAEYIYSGTIGKIMPAALFYGKETHVGEPMKGMTANYIASYLTQRMEWNSLFRETDLGESTPLPVSLQQKDLKLSYSTQTPYRAVSLYNVFLFKRTASEVMDLFEQVATEAMSALNADYQKICQREGVKGVGEVKVLRYEQLLLYANQKLGTEEVERLKQETLVQEDWDDREKSLRIVDNLMIQCQELAPATVILFAPPYYPAVNTSNDPLIVEAVELMKKSAQSFNNKIDQIHYFNGICDLSYVNYDDGSNGWTAFENNTPVWGDTYSIPFEDMAQLKGPILNVGPFGKDAHQKTERLHVDSAFVEMPVMLETLLKSLY
- a CDS encoding dimethylarginine dimethylaminohydrolase family protein gives rise to the protein MSKFQNVIAKTPGKSYVEGLTTSDLGKPDYEKLLVQHKAYVEALKKCGVEVTLLSASEEFPDSTFVEDAAVLTSGFAVVTNPGAESRNGEIVEIESALKDFYKKFHYIKSPGTLDGGDILQADNKFYIGISERTNEEGAHQLKEILEGEGFEATIIPLQKFFHLKTGIAYLGNNKMVVAGEFVDHPAFESYDKIIITNEDEYSANCIRVNEYVIIPEGYSETKRKINEAGYETIELDMSEVRKQDGGLSCLSLRF
- the queC gene encoding 7-cyano-7-deazaguanine synthase QueC encodes the protein MKQEKAIIVFSGGQDSTTCLFWAKERFKEIEAVTFDYRQRHNLEIECAKEIAKELGVKHHILDMSILNQLAPNALTRDDIKVEDGEDGGLPSTFVPGRNLLFLSFAGVLASQVGAKHIVTGVCETDFSGYPDCRDIFVKSLNVTLNLSMDTTFVIDTPLMWLNKAQTWELADQLGALEFVREKTLTCYNGVIADGCGECPACKLRNRGLDEYLSFKKGS
- a CDS encoding IclR family transcriptional regulator gives rise to the protein MQSITRAMSVAKVLVAHANDKGISISELSKQCELPLSTMHRLLQAMIKQSMVEQDEHSKLYRLGMVWLEYGLQVYDTIDYVSKVRPELERLSKEVEESVYLSKPVGIEAMIVERIDSENNPIRIYDQLGLRIPLHIGAANKSILAAMPSSQSESILSQLLPAGEIPNFSQTLSQITKQGYAISHSERTEGTSSVAVSIKDSLGQIIGAISVGVVSFNLTEERLAFLTSKIIETGNNISAKLKSSN